One window of Aspergillus oryzae RIB40 DNA, chromosome 3 genomic DNA carries:
- a CDS encoding uncharacterized protein (predicted protein): MQFNMIVALLAIGAPLAYTSPIVGQDNEAIPFYEKRADNSEAIPFYEKRAGDNEAIPFYQRRADSSEAIPFYEKREEESEVIPFYQRRADNSEAIPFYEKRAEESEAIPFYQ, encoded by the exons ATGCAGTTTAACATGATTGTCGCACTCCTAGCCATTGGTGCACCCTTGGCTTATACATCACCCATAG TTGGCCAGGACAACGAGGCAATTCCATTCTACGAAAAACGTGCCGACAACAGTGAAGCCATCCCGTTTTACGAAAAGCGTGCGGGGGATAACGAAGCTATCCCATTCTACCAGCGTCGCGCAGACAGCAGTGAGGCCATTCCATTCTATGAGAAgcgggaggaagaaagtgaagtCATACCTTTCTATCAGCGTCGTGCGGACAACAGTGAGGCTATTCCTTTCTATGAAAAGCGGGCTGAGGAGAGTGAGGCCATCCCCTTCTATCAGTAG
- a CDS encoding uncharacterized protein (predicted protein): MGQFLKPPRIEMASIQLPPVQTPVAITDQFIAQQTESLVLKERILSLSGDSFDVKLVTGEPIFRIKGKPLSISGRKSVFDMADNHLFDIVKERLHIHSTYVVQALDGSKLLEVKSSFSLIGSNATVIFTPSTTEGLVSLNMKGNWRSRKAAIVDAATGAVVAQIDRKRFNARQIFFHQQTYVVMVAPGVDLALITALCVCFDEKNND, encoded by the exons ATGGG ACAATTTCTTAAACCTCCCCGAATTGAAATGGCTTCCATACAACTCCCTCCGGTCCAGACCCCGGTCGCGATCACGGACCAGTTCATTGCGCAACAAACCGAGTCCTTGGTCCTGAAGGAACGGATCCTCTCCCTCTCGGGGGATAGCTTTGATGTGAAGCTGGTTACTGGTGAACCTATCTTCCGGATCAAAGGCAAGCCCCTGAGTATCTCGGGTCGCAAATCGGTCTTTGATATGGCGGATAATCACTTGTTTGATATCGTCAAGGAGCGTCTGCACATCCATTCCACCTACGTGGTTCAAGCCCTAGATGGAAGCAAGTTACTCGAGGTCAAGAGTAGCTTTTCCT TGATCGGCTCGAACGCCACTGTAATCTTTACACCCTCTACTACCGAGGGCCTTGTCTCCTTGAATATGAAGGGGAACTGGCGGTCTCGTAAAGCAGCCATTGTGGATGCTGCGACGGGGGCAGTGGTCGCGCAGATTGATCGCAAGCGATTCAACGCTCGCCAAATATTCTTCCACCAGCAGACCTATGTTGTGATGGTCGCTCCGGGGGTGGATCTGGCACTAATCACGGCCCTTTGTGTCTGTTTCGACGAGAAGAATAATGACTGA
- a CDS encoding alpha-L-arabinofuranosidase B (predicted protein), protein MSSGLSLERACAVALGIVASASLVAAGPCDIYSSGGTPCVAAHSTTRALYSAYTGALYQVKRGSDGSTTDIAPLSAGGVADAAIQDSFCANTTCLITIIYDQSGRGNHLTQAPPGGFNGPESNGYDNLASAVGAPVTLNGKKAYGVFMSPGTGYRNNAASGTATGDKAEGMYAVLDGTHYNSACCFDYGNAEVSNTDTGNGHMEAIYYGDNTVWGSGAGSGPWIMADLENGLFSGLSSTNNAGDPSISYRFVTAVVKGEANQWSIRGANAASGSLSTYYSGARPSASGYNPMSKEGAIILGIGGDNSNGAQGTFYEGVMTSGYPSDATENSVQADIVAAKYAIASLTSGPALTVGSSISLQVTTAGYTTRYLAHDGSTVNTQVVSSSSTTALRQQASWTVRTGLANSACLSFESVDTPGSYIRHYNFALLLNANDGTKQFYEDATFCPQAGLNGQGNSIRSWSYPTRYFRHYENVLYVASNGGVQTFDATTSFNDDVSWVVSTGFA, encoded by the coding sequence ATGTCCTCAGGATTAAGCCTCGAACGTGCCTGCGCAGTTGCTCTGGGCATTGTTGCCTCGGCATCTCTTGTCGCTGCTGGGCCTTGTGACATCTACTCCTCGGGCGGCACGCCCTGCGTCGCCGCGCACAGCACCACTCGTGCCCTATACAGCGCCTACACCGGCGCACTGTATCAGGTGAAACGAGGCTCCGATGGTAGCACAACCGACATCGCTCCTCTCTCTGCTGGGGGTGTTGCCGATGCCGCCATCCAAGACTCCTTCTGTGCGAACACGACCTGCCTCATCACTATCATTTATGACCAGTCCGGTCGCGGTAATCACCTCACCCAGGCTCCGCCCGGCGGCTTTAATGGTCCCGAGTCCAATGGCTACGACAACCTAGCTAGTGCGGTTGGTGCACCAGTCACGCTAAACGGCAAGAAGGCGTACGGCGTCTTTATGTCACCTGGTACCGGCTATCGCAACAACGCTGCCAGCGGTACAGCTACCGGCGACAAGGCGGAGGGCATGTACGCGGTCCTGGACGGCACCCACTACAACAGTGCCTGCTGCTTCGACTATGGCAACGCGGAGGTCAGCAACACAGATACAGGTAATGGCCACATGGAGGCTATCTACTATGGCGACAACACTGTCTGGGGAAGCGGCGCTGGCAGTGGTCCTTGGATTATGGCCGATCTTGAGAACGGCCTGTTCTCTGGCCTCAGTTCTACGAACAACGCTGGCGACCCGTCCATTTCCTACCGGTTCGTGACAGCCGTCGTCAAGGGAGAGGCAAACCAGTGGTCAATCCGTGGCGCCAACGCTGCATCCGGCTCGCTATCGACGTACTATAGTGGCGCGCGCCCAAGTGCTTCTGGCTACAATCCCATGAGCAAAGAAGGCGCCATCATTCTTGGCATTGGTGGTGACAACAGCAACGGTGCCCAGGGCACGTTCTATGAGGGTGTGATGACCTCCGGATATCCGTCCGATGCCACCGAGAACTCGGTGCAGGCGGACATCGTAGCTGCCAAATACGCCATCGCGTCACTGACCAGTGGCCCGGCGCTCACCGTCGGATCCTCGATCTCGCTGCAAGTTACCACGGCTGGTTACACGACTCGCTATCTCGCACACGACGGGTCTACGGTCAACACGCAGGTAGTCTCGTCGTCAAGCACCACCGCCTTGAGACAGCAGGCTAGCTGGACGGTTCGCACCGGCCTTGCTAATAGCGCCTGTCTTTCGTTCGAGTCGGTTGATACTCCCGGCAGCTACATACGGCACTATAActttgcccttcttctcaaTGCCAACGATGGCACGAAGCAGTTCTACGAAGACGCCACGTTCTGTCCACAGGCTGGTCTGAATGGCCAGGGCAACTCGATTCGATCCTGGAGCTATCCGACCCGTTATTTCCGCCACTACGAAAACGTTCTTTATGTAGCCAGCAACGGTGGTGTTCAGACGTTTGATGCCACCACTTCATTTAACGATGACGTGAGCTGGGTTGTCAGCACTGGCTTTGCTTAG
- a CDS encoding uncharacterized protein (predicted protein), which produces MTKYKPLQEEDSSDGCEHFEAHYKAPHIPKQRPTLAFRVRYTFPILLATFGFLDLTYRTYTLIQSRRPISCNCGETVEEAIANSCKYDSIAAAWLPPACRNDELLAQFETSGPNPDGSWMYYADKNKTRTLSLEEVSMLPKTGSHFFTTHQWHLVHCAYYWKKMFLAAEMGTVIEARYNNLAHINHCEMMFLKRDALDTIVTEAGVSLHSDRMVVAKKHGHEGDKQEKGY; this is translated from the coding sequence ATGACCAAATACAAACCTcttcaggaggaagatagcTCGGATGGTTGTGAGCATTTTGAAGCTCATTACAAAGCCCCCCACATCCCAAAACAACGTCCGACGCTTGCCTTTCGAGTCAGATATACCTTCCCTATATTATTAGCCACATTCGGCTTCCTCGATTTGACATACCGAACATACACTTTGATCCAATCACGCAGGCCAATATCGTGTAATTGTGGAGAGACTGTTGAAGAGGCTATTGCTAATAGCTGTAAATATGACTCGATTGCAGCTGCTTGGCTCCCTCCAGCCTGTCGAAACGACGAACTTCTAGCGCAATTCGAGACGTCAGGCCCGAACCCCGATGGAAGCTGGATGTACTATGCCGATAAAAATAAGACACGGACTCTATCACTTGAAGAAGTGTCCATGCTCCCAAAGACTGGATCGCACTTCTTTACCACACATCAGTGGCATCTTGTCCATTGTGCATActactggaagaagatgttcttAGCTGCTGAGATGGGTACGGTGATTGAAGCTCGGTATAATAATCTTGCTCATATCAACCACTGTGAGATGATGTTTCTGAAGCGTGATGCGTTGGACACGATTGTGACCGAGGCGGGTGTGTCACTGCATTCAGATCGAATGGTCGTTGCGAAGAAACATGGTCATGAAGGGGATAAGCAAGAAAAGGGCTATTAG
- a CDS encoding dynamin family protein (vacuolar sorting protein VPS1, dynamin, and related proteins), with product MAKKKAPMLTNVDDMDNEGRVRLTPPQRHPIPADTVELVVVGDQSSGKSSLLEGLTGFSFPIASDLCTRYVTQIVLRRTKPEDSGTRITIIPGPSASDGHRENLLSFERSSQEEDLDSSEIADIFNEASGRAARHMGVPGPNTTDPEHFDKRFSDDILKIEISGLQQRHLSVVDVPGLFHNPTQYQTLEDRAIIRGLIEKYITDKRTIILAVMDARNNLANQEVFNMARSADPQGSRTVGIITKCDAVQEGDEENDKVIRIAQNEVEKLHHGWFAVRNRSTKEIQNGVTIEGRHHIESHFFSTEHPWTKLSKDRVGIKCLKLFLGGLLYSHIKGEFPGMVKEIEDLSQETQKELELLGPSRQTTVDQRRYLTQIGTLYERHVGNALSGNYDPTWDSNSPLKLRMHIHSLNELFAKDMAHYGHLKIFQTVSGEVDGSFDRSAGDQQNIYEWIRTLYRDSRGAELPGTVNPAVLENMFRQQSSPWERIAQDYVEKASSKISDFIRMSLEKIVGDDEVRASLMSQIVRRQTTTSTRAMEILSTILSDERGGILQTVNHYFADTLAETRQERVMARLRSLDLEGVPMNVTDVLSGIHLSNEQQAVNDIHDILKAYYKLALKRFCDTVILQVTERCLLGQDAAIRLLSPDLAGGMTDRELADVAEENFATSTIRNDLLSRIQRYQRALDIVRQVGGSTFRTPCVYHYDMMASGIIQHYARASVDIYLNLLPFMLFGNSYLRLLMYHVILVFSISAIWLGNSPRFYLFQ from the exons ATGGCGAAGAAAAAAGCCCCAATGCTGACCAACGTCGACGACATGGACAATGAAGGCCGTGTCC GTCTGACGCCCCCTCAAAGGCATCCAATTCCAGCTGACACCGTGgagttggtggttgttggagaTCAATCCAGTGGGAAATCTTCCCTTCTTGAGGGTCTTACTGgcttctcctttccaattGCTAGTGATTTATGTACAAGATATGTGACCCAGATTGTCCTTCGCCGCACGAAGCCGGAGGATTCTGGAACTAGGATCACAATCATTCCCGGACCGAGTGCCAGTGACGGGCACAGGGAAAACCTACTTAGCTTCGAACGGTCTTCTCAAGAGGAAGATCTCGATAGTAGCGAGATTGCAGACATTTTTAACGAGGCGAGTGGACGC GCCGCTCGCCACATGGGTGTCCCTGGACCGAATACAACGGACCCAGAGCACTTTGATAAACGCTTTTCAGACGACATTCTGAAAATCGAAATTTCGGGTCTACAGCAAAGACACCTGAGTGTTGTTGACGTTCCTGGGCTCTTCCATA ATCCGACCCAGTACCAAACCCTTGAGGATCGCGCAATTATTCGTGGCCTGATTGAGAAATACATCACCGACAAGCGCACAATCATCTT AGCCGTGATGGATGCAAGAAACAATCTTGCCAATCAAGAAGT ATTCAATATGGCCCGGAGTGCAGATCCCCAGGGTAGCCGAACCGTCGGTATCATAACGAAGTGTGATGCTGTCCAAGAGGGTGATGAAGAGAAC GACAAGGTCATTAGAATTGCCCAAAATGAAGTGGAGAAGCTTCATCACGGTTGGTTTGCGGTCCGCAATCGTTCAACAAAGGAGATACAGAACGGGGTGACGATCGAAGGGCGCCATCATATAGAGAGCCATTTCTTTTCCACGGAACATCCTTGGACGAAACTGAGCAAGGACCGAGTGGGCATTAAATGTCTCAAACTCTTCCTTGGAGGACTTTTGTATAGTCACATCAAAGGGGAATTTCCAGGGATGGTaaaggagattgaagatctctCGCAAGAGACACAGAAAGAGTTGGAGCTACTCGGTCCTTCTCGCCAGACGACTGTTGATCAGAGACGATACTTGACTCAGATTGGAACATTATACGAAAGGCACGTGGGCAATGCGCTCAGTGGCAATTACGATCCCACTTGGGATAGCAATAGTCCGCTGAAGCTACGCATGCACATTCATAGTCTCAACGAACTCTTTGCGAAAGACATGGCACATTACGGGCATTTAAAAATTTTCCAGACAGTCTCAGGAGAAGTTGACGGTAGTTTCGACCGGAGCGCTGGTGATCAGCAAAATATTTATGAGTGGATCCGAACTCTGTACCGTGATTCGCGTGGTGCCGAACTTCCCGGGACAGTAAACCCAGCTGTTCTCGAGAATATGTTCCGGCAGCAATCATCTCCCTGGGAAAGGATCGCCCAGGACTATGTTGAGAAGGCTTCTTCAAAAATCTCCGACTTCATTCGGATGAGCCTCGAGAAGATCGTTGGGGACGATGAGGTAAGAGCCAGCCTGATGTCACAGATCGTCCGAAGGCAGACGACAACCTCTACCCGTGCCATGGAGATACTGTCCACCATTCTCAGTGACGAGCGAGGCGGAATCTTGCAGACCGTGAACCACTACTTTGCAGATACACTTGCCGAAACACGGCAAGAACGCGTTATGGCAAGGCTCAGGAGCTTAGACCTAGAAGGTGTCCCAATGAACGTGACGGATGTGTTAAGTGGAATTCACCTGAGCAACGAACAACAAGCCGTCAATGACATACACGATATTCTGAAAGCATACTACAAGTTGGCATTGAAACGATTTTGTGATACCGTCATTCTTCAGGTGACCGAACGATGCTTACTAGGCCAAGATGCAGCCATTCGCCTCCTTTCTCCTGATCTTGCTGGTGGAATGACTGATAGGGAGCTAGCAGATGTTGCCGAAGAAAACTTTGCGACCTCGACAATTCGAAACGACCTGCTCTCCAGAATCCAGAGGTATCAGAGGGCCTTGGATATTGTGAGACAAGTAG GTGGTTCAACATTCCGTACACCATGCGTATATCATTATGATATGATGGCTTCTGGAATAATTCAACATTATGCCAGGGCTTCTGTCGACATTTATCTTAACCTACTGCCTTTTATGTTATTTGGGAATAGCTATCTT AGGCTTCTTATGTATCATGTTATTCTGGTGTTCTCGATATCTGCTATATGGCTCGGCAATTCACCGCGATTCTATCTATTTCAATAA